One segment of Natronosalvus halobius DNA contains the following:
- a CDS encoding phosphoribosyltransferase, protein MSDLPDDFKCTITNWEYIYSLCRDVSDDVRRDAFEPDVIVALARGGWFAGRCICDFLGLDDLTSLKMEHYVGTAEKSGEPTIRYPMPEGSVEDKDVLIIDDIADTGGSIRRAQEYVEDRGAGEVRTATLQLLQTSEFDPDYVGERLEEWAWVVYPWNFIEDMVDLISGVMEKADQESFTKADVRHYLKEFHDVDRIGMEIAQPNRLTEVLTEMERREVLEMTAPGEWALAE, encoded by the coding sequence ATGTCCGATCTACCGGACGACTTCAAGTGCACGATCACGAACTGGGAGTACATCTACAGCCTCTGTCGGGACGTCAGCGACGACGTTCGCCGCGACGCGTTCGAGCCGGACGTCATCGTCGCGCTGGCTCGGGGGGGCTGGTTCGCGGGTCGATGTATCTGTGACTTTCTCGGACTCGACGACCTGACGAGCCTGAAGATGGAACACTACGTCGGCACCGCCGAGAAGTCCGGCGAACCGACCATCCGGTACCCGATGCCCGAAGGGAGCGTCGAGGACAAGGATGTCCTCATCATCGACGACATCGCCGACACCGGCGGCTCGATCAGGCGTGCCCAGGAGTACGTCGAGGATCGTGGCGCCGGCGAGGTCCGAACGGCGACCCTCCAACTGCTCCAGACCAGCGAGTTCGACCCCGACTACGTCGGCGAGCGACTCGAGGAGTGGGCCTGGGTCGTCTACCCGTGGAACTTCATCGAAGACATGGTCGACCTCATCTCGGGCGTTATGGAGAAGGCCGACCAGGAGTCGTTCACGAAGGCGGACGTCCGTCACTATCTCAAGGAGTTCCACGACGTCGACCGCATCGGTATGGAGATCGCCCAGCCCAACCGGTTGACCGAGGTGCTGACCGAGATGGAACGCCGGGAGGTCCTCGAGATGACGGCGCCAGGCGAGTGGGCGCTGGCGGAGTAG
- a CDS encoding DUF7139 domain-containing protein, with protein MTSLTDVYDGAGTGTSHRRLYAGTALVAVGALLSVVAVVVATTSTFASLFADQYGPVLWAGVLAGTGVPLALLGVFAVLPASRRVQAAAVIGTSICLLGVVFFSYAYPDHWRNYGQNLTLQVSVVYLFGLFTAMWCLFTGVVNFKTRNDPGGMLEMNVTRRNQTKVVEVESSRGGLGGIGFLGGTPDGEVETQTAEKNGPSTSGNPTSAASDGGSTTQDIRSPLDDGPSADATESDGIIVDGPTAADPTDRYCGNCRHFQYVRTSNGMTPYCGRFEETMDDMDACEEWTPNRR; from the coding sequence ATGACAAGCCTGACGGACGTTTACGACGGGGCCGGAACGGGAACGAGCCACCGGCGGCTGTACGCCGGAACGGCACTCGTCGCCGTCGGGGCGTTGCTCTCGGTCGTCGCCGTCGTCGTCGCGACGACCTCGACGTTTGCGAGCCTGTTCGCCGACCAGTACGGGCCGGTGCTGTGGGCGGGGGTGCTCGCTGGTACCGGCGTTCCGCTGGCGCTGCTGGGGGTCTTCGCCGTCCTTCCGGCGAGTCGCCGTGTACAGGCTGCCGCCGTAATTGGCACGAGCATCTGTCTGCTCGGCGTCGTCTTCTTCTCCTACGCCTACCCGGACCACTGGCGAAACTACGGCCAGAACCTCACGCTCCAGGTATCCGTCGTCTACCTCTTCGGCCTCTTCACCGCGATGTGGTGTCTGTTCACCGGCGTCGTCAACTTCAAGACGCGAAACGATCCCGGCGGCATGCTCGAGATGAACGTCACCCGCCGAAACCAGACGAAGGTCGTCGAGGTCGAGTCCTCGAGAGGCGGCCTGGGCGGCATCGGCTTCCTCGGCGGGACGCCCGACGGCGAGGTCGAAACGCAGACTGCAGAGAAGAACGGACCATCCACTTCCGGAAACCCGACCTCGGCAGCCAGCGACGGTGGCTCGACCACGCAGGACATTCGATCGCCGCTCGACGACGGACCGTCCGCCGACGCCACCGAATCGGACGGCATCATCGTCGACGGGCCGACGGCCGCCGATCCGACCGACCGCTACTGCGGGAACTGTCGGCACTTCCAGTACGTCCGAACGTCGAACGGGATGACGCCCTACTGTGGACGCTTCGAGGAGACGATGGACGACATGGACGCCTGCGAGGAGTGGACGCCGAATCGTCGGTAG
- a CDS encoding class I SAM-dependent methyltransferase, with amino-acid sequence MTDEERRRWNDHYEDSTHRSPGDPSAVLEAFVDDIPAGRALDIATGGGRNARFLAECGWRVDAIDISSTVLSRAREREQDRERSLERRLGINWILADVDRYGFRLNAYDLVTISFFDARDRLPAILDALAPGGVLVYEHYLDDANSGGPGSPGNRYRFEPNELLEACSRLEIRYYAERDVDGERLVTLVGHRPEDPAGGESEHGEWFPTFRVP; translated from the coding sequence GTGACCGACGAGGAACGACGACGCTGGAACGACCACTACGAGGACTCAACACACCGCTCGCCCGGCGATCCGTCGGCCGTTCTCGAGGCTTTCGTGGACGACATCCCCGCGGGCCGGGCGCTCGACATCGCCACCGGCGGCGGGCGAAACGCCAGATTCCTCGCCGAGTGCGGGTGGAGGGTCGACGCCATCGACATCTCGAGCACCGTACTCTCGCGGGCTCGAGAGCGGGAGCAGGACCGCGAGCGGTCGCTCGAGCGGAGGCTGGGGATCAACTGGATTCTGGCCGACGTGGATCGCTACGGGTTTCGCCTGAACGCCTACGACCTGGTCACGATCAGTTTCTTCGACGCTCGCGACCGCCTGCCCGCGATCCTTGACGCCCTCGCCCCTGGTGGGGTGCTCGTCTACGAGCACTACCTGGACGACGCGAACAGCGGTGGCCCCGGAAGCCCCGGAAACCGCTACCGCTTCGAGCCGAACGAACTCCTCGAGGCCTGCTCGAGGCTCGAGATCCGGTACTACGCCGAGCGGGATGTCGACGGCGAGCGGCTGGTGACCCTGGTCGGCCACCGACCGGAGGATCCCGCGGGAGGAGAGTCCGAGCACGGGGAGTGGTTTCCGACGTTTCGCGTCCCCTGA
- a CDS encoding glycoside hydrolase family 2, producing the protein MAGKWMAGVVESRSEGGPPTVDRWTPVSVPGRPDGFAKTARSADERLAYRTTIADPRSTPDARTLLALHGASGLESVRIDGIDREIDAGAPYFVPTRLEFEPESETELHLEFATARTAGGVYDTDEVPPELGLPGIWWGAAVQVRPQTFIDELSVTPRLEGETAYIDVELVVDVGEDPLDDSITLSLRPEGFRGGGTMDRVRVEGDPGERVAVSKTLEVREPSLWWPRGYGDQHRYTVRAKLGEDATERTVGLRTVERTDDELLVNDRPIRARGVARLPGSDPLQDVQRAVDCNANLVRARGHVPRPEFYDACDEAGLLVWQDLPIIGADPEFEVDRATKLAEALVEYYGSHPSLGLVGVRNEPVDPFADPLGSGWRARLAFRWRAWRAGVDQRGALEVADSIPDSVATVPLTGAPGLDATATTLYPGWRYLEATDVEWLLDRYPSLGRFVGAFGSASLTDDVDPAAVTGVDAALLERRATSPEESLAEQAKTVRTVAEALRRHESSLLVASSLRDSGPGGGTGLLSVDGEAKPAFEPLASAYEPVQAVLDAAPVGGGEIGVTVVNDGPELLETTVSWRAGERSGATSVTVNATGCASAGAVDVPPDADAVVLSLELPSRTVENRYGL; encoded by the coding sequence ATGGCTGGCAAGTGGATGGCTGGCGTCGTCGAATCGCGTTCGGAGGGCGGGCCACCGACCGTCGATCGATGGACCCCCGTTTCGGTCCCCGGTCGACCGGACGGGTTCGCGAAGACGGCGCGTTCGGCCGACGAGCGCCTCGCGTATCGAACGACGATCGCCGATCCTCGGTCGACGCCCGACGCCCGAACGCTGCTCGCCCTCCACGGCGCCTCGGGCCTCGAGTCGGTCCGGATCGACGGTATCGATCGAGAGATCGACGCTGGGGCACCGTACTTCGTCCCGACGAGACTCGAGTTCGAGCCGGAATCCGAAACCGAACTCCACCTCGAGTTCGCGACAGCGCGGACCGCCGGCGGCGTCTACGATACTGACGAGGTACCGCCAGAACTCGGTCTGCCGGGGATCTGGTGGGGCGCGGCGGTGCAAGTGCGCCCGCAGACGTTCATCGACGAGCTGTCGGTGACGCCTCGACTCGAGGGAGAGACCGCGTACATCGACGTCGAGCTCGTCGTCGACGTCGGCGAGGACCCGCTCGACGATTCGATCACGCTCTCGCTTCGCCCGGAGGGGTTTCGCGGCGGCGGAACGATGGACCGCGTCCGCGTCGAGGGCGACCCCGGCGAGCGAGTCGCGGTCTCGAAGACACTCGAGGTTCGGGAGCCGTCGCTGTGGTGGCCGCGGGGATACGGGGATCAGCACCGATACACCGTGCGGGCGAAACTCGGCGAGGACGCGACCGAACGGACGGTCGGGCTCCGGACGGTCGAGCGCACCGACGACGAACTCCTCGTCAACGACCGGCCGATCCGCGCTCGCGGGGTTGCCCGACTCCCCGGCAGCGACCCCCTCCAGGACGTCCAGCGCGCCGTCGACTGCAATGCGAATCTCGTACGCGCGCGAGGTCACGTTCCGCGTCCCGAGTTCTACGACGCCTGCGACGAGGCCGGGTTGCTCGTTTGGCAGGACCTGCCGATCATCGGGGCCGACCCTGAGTTCGAGGTCGACCGCGCGACGAAACTGGCCGAGGCGCTCGTCGAGTACTATGGCTCGCACCCGAGTCTCGGCCTCGTCGGCGTTCGGAACGAACCGGTCGACCCGTTCGCGGACCCGCTCGGGAGCGGCTGGCGGGCCCGCCTGGCATTTCGCTGGCGGGCCTGGCGCGCCGGCGTCGACCAGCGCGGGGCGCTCGAGGTCGCCGACTCGATTCCCGACTCCGTCGCGACCGTCCCCCTAACGGGAGCGCCAGGGCTCGACGCGACCGCCACGACGCTCTACCCGGGCTGGCGCTACCTCGAGGCGACCGACGTCGAGTGGCTCCTCGACCGATACCCGTCCCTCGGGCGGTTCGTCGGCGCGTTCGGAAGCGCGTCGCTCACCGACGACGTCGATCCGGCAGCCGTCACGGGCGTCGACGCCGCGTTGCTCGAGCGACGAGCGACGAGCCCCGAGGAGTCCCTCGCGGAGCAGGCCAAAACTGTGCGGACCGTCGCCGAAGCCCTCCGTCGCCACGAGAGCAGCCTGCTCGTCGCATCGAGCCTTCGGGACAGCGGGCCGGGCGGCGGCACGGGCTTGCTGAGCGTCGACGGCGAGGCGAAGCCGGCGTTCGAGCCGCTCGCGTCCGCCTACGAGCCAGTGCAGGCGGTGCTCGACGCGGCGCCGGTCGGCGGTGGGGAGATTGGAGTGACCGTCGTCAACGACGGTCCCGAACTGCTCGAGACGACGGTTTCCTGGCGGGCGGGCGAACGGTCGGGCGCGACGTCGGTGACCGTCAACGCGACGGGTTGTGCCTCGGCCGGAGCCGTCGACGTCCCGCCGGACGCCGACGCCGTCGTCCTGTCTCTCGAGTTGCCGAGCCGAACGGTCGAAAACAGGTACGGTTTATAA
- a CDS encoding DUF5789 family protein produces MSDEEDDSTPAVELGEHTPVEGAPLARVTSRLHWPIQKSEIDRLEGDSEIRTPDGPRTISTVLEDVDETYFERHQEFEKHVRDVVGTGPVATADSGASAVDESTSSE; encoded by the coding sequence ATGAGTGACGAGGAAGACGATTCGACGCCCGCCGTCGAGCTCGGTGAGCACACGCCCGTCGAGGGAGCCCCCCTCGCTCGCGTGACCTCTCGCCTGCACTGGCCCATCCAGAAAAGCGAAATCGACCGGCTCGAGGGCGATAGCGAGATCCGGACGCCCGACGGCCCCCGGACAATTTCGACCGTCCTGGAGGACGTCGACGAGACGTACTTCGAGCGTCACCAGGAGTTCGAGAAACACGTCCGCGACGTCGTCGGAACCGGTCCAGTCGCGACGGCGGACTCGGGCGCATCGGCCGTCGACGAATCGACCTCGAGCGAGTAA
- the hisS gene encoding histidine--tRNA ligase, which yields MYDRIKGFRDFYPGEMAARRQAIDTLEETARRYGFREIGTPALERAEMWTDKSGDDIVDELYAFEDQGGRYVTLTPELTPTVARMVVAKQQELSKPIKWFSTRPFWRYEQVQQGRQREFYQTNVDIFGSSEPEADAEILTWAADALTGLGLTGEHFEFRVSHRDILGGIFETYGDDIDVDAAIRAVDKSDKLERAEYHGLLADAGLSRGEAEDVADLIAGGDLEAVDAFADTERVTAAVENLQDVLAAAEDFGAREYCTISLETARGLDYYTGVVFECFDSAGDVSRSIFGGGRYDDLIESFGGQPTPAVGVAPGHATLPLLMQRAGVWPAEEVTTDYYVLSVGDTRSEASRIARDLRNRGHVVESDVAGRSFGAQLGYADSINAETTVIVGERDLENDEITVKEMSSGDEVQVPVTAFPGDLDRPTIGDFDA from the coding sequence ATGTACGACCGCATCAAGGGCTTTCGTGACTTCTACCCCGGCGAGATGGCCGCTCGCCGCCAGGCGATCGATACCCTCGAGGAGACGGCGCGTCGGTACGGATTTCGAGAAATCGGGACGCCGGCGCTCGAGCGCGCCGAAATGTGGACGGACAAGAGCGGCGACGACATCGTCGACGAACTGTACGCCTTCGAGGACCAGGGCGGCCGGTACGTCACCCTCACCCCGGAACTGACGCCGACGGTCGCCAGAATGGTCGTCGCCAAGCAACAGGAACTCTCGAAGCCGATCAAGTGGTTCTCGACGCGCCCGTTCTGGCGCTACGAGCAGGTCCAGCAGGGCCGCCAGCGCGAGTTCTACCAGACCAACGTCGACATCTTCGGCTCCTCGGAACCGGAAGCCGACGCCGAGATTCTGACGTGGGCTGCCGACGCGCTCACCGGCCTCGGGCTCACGGGCGAGCACTTCGAGTTCCGCGTCTCCCACCGCGACATCCTTGGCGGGATTTTCGAGACTTATGGCGACGATATCGACGTCGACGCGGCCATCAGGGCCGTCGACAAATCGGACAAACTCGAGCGCGCCGAGTACCACGGACTGCTCGCCGACGCCGGGCTCTCGCGAGGGGAGGCCGAGGACGTCGCCGATCTGATCGCCGGGGGCGACCTCGAGGCAGTCGACGCGTTCGCCGACACCGAGCGCGTCACGGCGGCTGTCGAGAACCTCCAGGATGTGCTCGCGGCGGCCGAGGACTTCGGCGCCCGTGAGTACTGCACCATCTCGCTCGAGACGGCTCGTGGGCTCGATTACTACACGGGTGTCGTCTTCGAGTGCTTCGACTCCGCGGGGGACGTCTCGCGGTCGATCTTCGGCGGCGGGCGCTACGACGACCTGATCGAGTCCTTCGGCGGTCAGCCGACGCCCGCGGTCGGCGTCGCCCCCGGCCACGCGACCCTGCCGCTGCTCATGCAACGCGCCGGCGTCTGGCCCGCCGAGGAGGTGACGACCGATTACTACGTCCTCTCGGTGGGCGACACCCGCTCGGAGGCCTCGCGGATCGCTCGCGACCTCAGAAACCGGGGGCACGTCGTCGAGAGCGACGTCGCCGGGCGCTCCTTCGGCGCCCAGCTGGGGTACGCCGACTCGATCAACGCCGAGACGACGGTTATCGTCGGCGAGCGCGACCTCGAGAACGACGAAATCACGGTCAAGGAGATGTCCTCGGGCGACGAAGTCCAGGTTCCAGTTACCGCGTTCCCCGGCGACCTCGACCGGCCGACCATCGGCGATTTCGACGCCTGA
- a CDS encoding AI-2E family transporter, which translates to MDIRAGFFVLSLLILGYIAALMVLPLFPYVMAACLLAFVLYPTQRRFEDRLETTRLGNRYGTKLVALALTVVAVVTAVVPLAIFSVVLFQTVFSFLRDLDGRNLLEGVRTTAEDLGLDPQTVAALEQQALTGIETDVLTRVINLLLDESVRLLNSGMEMGIGLVILVFLLYYFLVDGDRFVHWVGAIAPLDPVVQDELFEEIRVVTWAVIRSHVLVALVQGALGGLGLWLAGISNVAFWTLIMIVAAFLPAIGVWLVWGPAAAYLLASGETGAGLLLLAYGAAVLSVVDNYLRAIFVDRQSGVHPAVVLVGVIGGLYLLGIMGLFLGPVLLAVFKAGLNVFGEAYGNLEPRPTLAEEPAPGPTTLEMSAAKAAGDETAGESD; encoded by the coding sequence ATGGATATTCGAGCCGGGTTCTTCGTGCTCTCGCTGCTGATCCTCGGCTACATTGCCGCGCTGATGGTTCTTCCCCTCTTTCCGTACGTCATGGCTGCCTGTCTGCTCGCGTTCGTGCTCTACCCCACCCAGCGGCGTTTCGAGGATCGACTCGAAACGACACGGCTCGGGAATCGCTACGGGACGAAACTCGTCGCCCTGGCGTTGACCGTCGTTGCCGTCGTCACCGCCGTCGTGCCGCTGGCGATTTTCTCGGTCGTCCTCTTTCAGACCGTATTCTCGTTTCTCCGCGACCTGGACGGCCGCAACCTGCTCGAGGGTGTTCGAACGACGGCCGAAGACCTCGGCCTCGACCCACAGACGGTAGCCGCCCTCGAGCAACAGGCGCTCACCGGGATCGAAACCGACGTTCTCACCCGCGTCATCAACCTTCTGCTGGACGAATCCGTTCGACTGCTCAACTCGGGAATGGAGATGGGCATCGGACTGGTCATCCTCGTCTTCCTGCTCTATTACTTCCTGGTCGACGGCGACCGGTTCGTTCACTGGGTCGGCGCCATCGCCCCCCTCGACCCCGTCGTCCAGGACGAACTGTTCGAGGAAATTCGGGTCGTCACCTGGGCGGTCATCCGCAGTCACGTCCTGGTGGCGCTCGTCCAGGGTGCCCTCGGCGGCCTTGGACTCTGGCTCGCCGGCATCTCCAACGTCGCCTTCTGGACGCTGATCATGATCGTCGCCGCCTTCCTGCCGGCCATCGGCGTCTGGCTCGTCTGGGGCCCGGCCGCCGCCTATCTCCTCGCCAGTGGCGAAACCGGTGCCGGACTCCTCCTGCTCGCCTACGGCGCCGCGGTCCTCTCGGTCGTCGACAACTACCTGCGTGCCATCTTCGTCGACCGCCAGTCGGGCGTCCACCCGGCGGTCGTCCTGGTTGGCGTCATCGGGGGCCTCTACCTGCTCGGGATCATGGGGCTGTTCCTCGGACCGGTCCTCCTCGCAGTGTTCAAGGCCGGCCTCAACGTCTTCGGGGAGGCTTACGGGAACCTCGAGCCGCGACCCACGCTCGCGGAGGAACCCGCTCCGGGCCCGACGACGCTCGAGATGTCCGCCGCGAAAGCTGCTGGCGATGAGACGGCGGGCGAGTCGGATTGA
- a CDS encoding coiled-coil protein: MVDESKNIDLTDENLENDSKGQLIKKAGQLRDRRNDLNQMASERAGKRDDLNAKTREKVDEAQEHREKRDELNEQVQEHKEKRNELNAEANKLFDKVETLKSDMELDEGKDLEQLESEIEQLEFKQQTEVLSTEEERELIEKIEGKREEYAERKGKLDDNDGLEELVEEAEEVRSEASQHHQKVTELADKAQEHHNQMIEAYREADDIRDEADEMHESFVEAQEAADRHHEDFVRVQKRLREMDKKEEKQRQSARDKKKEEAKEEAEEIYQKFKEGETLDTEDLMKLQKTGLL, translated from the coding sequence ATGGTAGACGAATCGAAAAACATCGACCTTACTGACGAAAATCTCGAGAACGACTCCAAAGGACAGCTCATTAAAAAGGCCGGCCAGCTCCGGGACCGACGAAACGACCTGAACCAGATGGCCTCTGAGCGCGCCGGAAAGCGTGACGACCTCAACGCGAAGACTCGCGAGAAGGTCGACGAGGCCCAGGAACACCGCGAGAAGCGCGACGAACTCAACGAGCAGGTCCAGGAGCACAAGGAGAAACGCAACGAACTCAACGCCGAGGCCAACAAGCTCTTCGACAAAGTTGAGACGCTCAAGTCCGACATGGAACTCGACGAGGGCAAGGACCTCGAGCAGCTCGAGTCCGAGATCGAACAGCTCGAGTTCAAACAGCAGACCGAGGTGCTCTCGACCGAAGAGGAGCGCGAACTCATAGAGAAGATCGAGGGAAAGCGCGAGGAGTACGCCGAGCGCAAGGGCAAACTCGATGACAACGACGGCCTCGAGGAACTCGTCGAGGAAGCCGAAGAGGTCCGTTCCGAGGCCTCCCAGCACCACCAGAAGGTGACCGAGCTGGCTGACAAGGCCCAGGAGCACCACAACCAGATGATCGAAGCCTACCGCGAGGCCGACGACATCCGCGACGAGGCCGACGAGATGCACGAGTCCTTCGTCGAGGCCCAGGAGGCTGCCGACCGCCACCACGAGGACTTCGTCCGCGTCCAGAAGCGCCTGCGCGAGATGGACAAGAAAGAGGAGAAACAGCGCCAGTCCGCTCGCGACAAGAAGAAGGAGGAAGCCAAAGAGGAAGCCGAGGAAATCTATCAGAAGTTCAAGGAGGGCGAGACGCTCGACACCGAGGACCTGATGAAGCTCCAGAAGACCGGTCTGCTCTAA
- a CDS encoding CPBP family glutamic-type intramembrane protease, which produces MERVDESGPRRWIREHLRNRSWVQKSLIAGAVLTIVWMTNVPGSIGRRAIFDSIVLIGGPLALGYTHGRHIGWHVDRVAIRNAVLLALFVLPIYLIGSTLPTIRAYYPMWETSLAMGEFLPHAIQLFVLALAAETYYRGLLCVGVKEIGIVAVFISPVVYMIHHAAKPPIEFLLSGPTDVLFGVVDYHSNSILPSVVAHGAGLVLLDWLVLREPLFDPTGLLEALEWLPIPL; this is translated from the coding sequence GTGGAACGGGTGGACGAATCGGGCCCTCGCCGCTGGATACGCGAGCACCTCCGCAACCGATCCTGGGTCCAGAAGTCGTTGATCGCGGGTGCGGTTCTCACGATCGTCTGGATGACTAACGTGCCCGGGTCCATCGGTCGACGAGCGATCTTCGACTCGATCGTCCTGATCGGCGGGCCGCTCGCGCTCGGCTACACCCACGGGCGTCACATCGGCTGGCACGTCGACCGCGTCGCGATCCGCAACGCGGTGTTGCTCGCGCTGTTCGTCCTCCCGATTTACCTCATCGGCTCGACGCTCCCCACGATCCGGGCGTACTACCCGATGTGGGAAACGTCGCTCGCGATGGGCGAGTTTCTCCCCCACGCGATCCAACTGTTCGTCCTCGCGCTCGCCGCCGAGACCTACTACCGGGGGCTGCTCTGTGTCGGCGTCAAGGAAATCGGCATCGTGGCCGTGTTCATCAGCCCCGTCGTCTACATGATCCACCACGCCGCGAAGCCACCGATCGAGTTCCTGCTCTCGGGGCCGACGGACGTCCTCTTCGGCGTCGTCGACTACCACTCGAACTCGATTCTCCCCTCGGTCGTCGCCCACGGTGCCGGGCTGGTGCTCCTGGACTGGCTGGTCCTCCGAGAGCCGCTGTTCGACCCCACGGGGCTGCTCGAGGCCCTCGAGTGGCTCCCCATCCCGTTGTAA
- a CDS encoding diphthine--ammonia ligase produces MTPDDADGSTGTGAWVGLFSGGKDSAWAVYRALERGLPVEWLLTVHPVGDSYMYHVPETRLTALVAESIGIPLIDVEPDSFDAESAADSSTQGDDELEPLEAALADLADDLEGDGGLAGVTAGAVESEFQTSRIEAMCERLECDLFAPLWREDPRELAESMLEAGFEIVIVQVAAAGLDESWLGRTLDYDALEELEALNEEYGVHILGEGGEFETLVVDGPHMDRRLDLEYETEWEGTRGRIRVSEARLE; encoded by the coding sequence ATGACACCGGACGATGCCGACGGTTCGACGGGCACGGGCGCCTGGGTCGGCCTCTTTTCGGGCGGCAAGGACTCCGCATGGGCGGTGTATCGGGCACTCGAGCGCGGGCTACCCGTCGAGTGGCTCCTGACGGTCCATCCGGTCGGCGACTCCTACATGTACCACGTCCCCGAGACGCGCCTGACGGCACTGGTCGCCGAAAGTATCGGGATTCCGCTGATCGACGTCGAACCCGACTCGTTCGACGCCGAGTCGGCGGCGGACTCGAGCACACAGGGTGACGACGAACTCGAGCCACTCGAGGCGGCGCTCGCCGACCTCGCGGACGACCTCGAGGGGGATGGCGGGCTTGCCGGGGTCACCGCAGGCGCCGTCGAGAGCGAGTTCCAGACCAGTCGCATCGAAGCGATGTGTGAGCGACTCGAGTGTGACCTGTTCGCACCGCTCTGGCGAGAGGATCCCCGGGAACTGGCCGAATCGATGCTCGAGGCCGGATTCGAGATCGTGATCGTCCAGGTGGCGGCAGCGGGACTCGACGAATCGTGGTTGGGTCGGACGCTCGATTACGACGCGCTGGAGGAACTCGAGGCACTCAACGAGGAGTACGGCGTCCACATTCTCGGCGAAGGTGGCGAGTTCGAGACCCTGGTCGTCGACGGACCACACATGGATCGGCGACTGGACCTCGAGTACGAGACCGAGTGGGAAGGGACCCGTGGACGGATTCGAGTGAGTGAGGCGAGGCTCGAGTAG
- a CDS encoding DUF373 family protein, translated as MTTLVVCLDRTDDVGRRTGLRTPIVGWEAVRALVTDVGLADPEDSGVNTLLESLRVAQSLRDDDEETVVAVVSGDRESMVSADRAVARQLDDLMAEYEPDSAVVVIDSAEDERLVPIVESRLQVDAVDRVVVRQARDIESTYYLLKQFLADEELRQTILVPLGLTLLVFPILASAFTPAVGAATITAVIGLFLLYKGFSIDERLTRTAKRLRESLYSGQVSVVTYVVAIGLTLVGLFVGALGVSTLEDTQGVLVPTMRFVFDSVPWLAAAGLTASLGRLFDELIDDGPLRSSYLHLPSLVVSVGLVVRGFSGFFLEQQGWTDPLVIPSIRINQQGIGSFALTPGQRLALFVGLAILLSLVGVFTVSRIADSAAGKEYADGDEPAAEEEPSRLADAELTDGGSKPPRPRDGAEAGSDSDDSADLGPNAEGEDETGANVYVDTGTDDDVDTSTDTDTGTDTNTDSQRGPE; from the coding sequence GTGACAACGCTGGTGGTCTGTCTCGACCGAACCGACGACGTCGGTCGACGGACCGGCCTTCGGACGCCAATCGTGGGGTGGGAAGCCGTCCGCGCGCTGGTGACCGACGTCGGCCTCGCCGACCCGGAAGACTCGGGAGTGAACACGTTGCTCGAGTCCCTGCGGGTCGCCCAGAGCCTCCGTGACGACGACGAGGAGACGGTCGTCGCGGTGGTTTCAGGGGACCGCGAGTCGATGGTCTCGGCCGACCGGGCAGTCGCCCGCCAGCTGGACGACCTGATGGCCGAGTACGAACCGGACTCCGCGGTCGTCGTCATCGACAGCGCGGAGGACGAGCGACTCGTCCCCATCGTCGAGAGCCGTCTCCAGGTCGACGCCGTCGACCGGGTGGTCGTTCGACAGGCCAGGGACATCGAGTCGACGTACTACCTGCTCAAGCAGTTCCTGGCCGACGAGGAGCTTCGCCAGACGATCCTGGTTCCCCTCGGATTGACCCTCCTCGTCTTCCCGATTCTCGCCAGCGCGTTTACACCGGCGGTCGGCGCAGCCACGATCACGGCCGTCATCGGACTGTTCCTGCTGTACAAGGGATTCAGTATCGACGAACGGCTGACCAGGACGGCGAAACGACTCCGGGAGTCGCTGTACTCCGGACAGGTTTCGGTCGTCACCTACGTCGTCGCCATCGGGTTGACCCTCGTAGGCCTCTTCGTCGGCGCGCTCGGCGTCTCGACCCTCGAGGACACGCAGGGGGTGCTCGTGCCGACGATGCGCTTCGTCTTCGACAGCGTGCCCTGGTTGGCCGCCGCGGGGCTCACCGCCAGCCTGGGTCGGCTGTTCGACGAACTGATCGACGATGGTCCCCTTCGCAGTTCGTACCTTCACCTGCCGTCTCTCGTCGTCTCCGTTGGACTGGTCGTCCGCGGGTTCAGCGGCTTCTTCCTCGAGCAACAGGGATGGACCGATCCGCTGGTCATCCCCTCGATCCGGATCAACCAACAGGGAATCGGCAGTTTCGCGCTCACGCCGGGTCAGCGGCTGGCGCTCTTCGTTGGCCTGGCTATTCTGCTCAGCCTCGTCGGCGTCTTTACCGTCTCGCGTATTGCCGACTCCGCCGCTGGAAAGGAGTACGCCGACGGTGACGAGCCTGCGGCTGAAGAAGAACCGTCGCGACTGGCGGATGCGGAGTTGACCGACGGTGGGTCGAAACCCCCACGGCCTCGAGACGGAGCGGAGGCGGGGAGCGATAGCGACGATTCGGCCGACCTGGGGCCGAACGCGGAGGGGGAGGACGAAACCGGTGCTAACGTCTACGTCGATACTGGAACCGATGACGACGTGGACACCAGCACAGACACCGACACCGGGACCGACACGAACACCGATAGCCAGCGTGGCCCCGAGTAA